A window of Syngnathoides biaculeatus isolate LvHL_M chromosome 9, ASM1980259v1, whole genome shotgun sequence contains these coding sequences:
- the si:dkey-117m1.4 gene encoding serine/arginine repetitive matrix protein 1 isoform X1: MAESEREPHEHRETRGRDGDADAVKAAATPRGRGCGRKRKGTPVKVFVTAAEEEINPERAHCRADVVLEGDAKEAAETKRPTPDPPPHKTDPTPNNCGPSEPSRDKVSSASKAGSASGPTPVPATSAQAPSSPAPAQAQTQATGSFPPSPNCRIREVHCGSQVRLVVIAIRNIAKGEEITVDYSLTEWGENLGFRGSVSPAQPECNSDAESNSKKEDEPAPASQRPEQQQQQQQRRQYQDYVTPSWSLSPSSSPISHSDATDSDAADEDSAGPRGRTLRRRKRRRGTPSKRKTPHRTQSEHPAAAASSGGPLPPAPSPPGSSAKGAFKAPAPLSPDGTSDTDAPHRDSARQTCDYCGRHFRSLGRHLDKHHAHQPDVCSALVERYTRMPRLHAHNASAPAAPAHHNSKHPSAVRDPPSCPPSQRGHSSVAVSVLKRSPPPVAATPPRKGGGRRPKRGRADDDRGGEDEEAAELVHAKRPKEEEVQAGCAPSFGNDLSKEMRKEGGGGGEGEGEGEGEGEGGEEEEEEEEDKSVMDVEDESGAEDKDKDSLSSGRHQMLPLLSSLSSLVLYLRRLQHSAYLSLSRQLQSAEAWRLLCHSSLALLILYNRRRECEVSKLSVGEYRARVTPQCPVPVPPGSPPALTPLEASLSPFERLVLAHLPRVGVQGKRGRIQPLILPPHCEPCLELLLQTRRDVGVDPANPYVFARPYHSPATPLRGTDLLRGLARSSGTRNPRALTQTRVRRQVAILTQLLLLGEGEEPGRPGGGAVERLERFLEREYHVTQNCAGIGQDPGLMGRVGRVVLCGERDGVLFRGMSLNHICLELDVMSGNSADSYSEGESEGEPLKEKPESPKPAPTLLYVRKGKNNGRVGRPKKLKNSGSLASPPPPPPPLPAPPLPPISRRRGSGKRGVLKRPWSEAERAAVEEHLTQNINELRVPAKADCERCLQLCPLLVSNQRDWRAIKFYCHNRIQLLKKNQRRESEPLPLVVC, from the exons ATGGCGGAAAGCGAGCGCGAGCCCCACGAGCACCGGGAGACGCGCGGCCGGGACGGCGACGCGGACGCCGTCAAAGCGGCGGCGACGCCGCGGGG ACGCGGCTGTGGAAGAAAACGCAAAGGGACGCCCGTGAAAGTCTTCGTTACGGCCGCCGAGGAGGAGATCAACCCTGAGCGCGCGCACtgcagag CCGACGTGGTTCTGGAAG GTGATGCCAAGGAAGCAGCTGAGACGAAACGTCCCACGCCggacccccctccccacaaGACAGACCCCACTCCCAACAACTG TGGTCCATCAGAGCCAAGTCGGGACAAAGTCTCCAGCGCATCCAAAGCTGGCTCGGCCTCGGGCCCCACGCCGGTCCCGGCGACCTCGGCTCAAGCCCCCTCCTCCCCGGCCCCGGCCCAGGCCCAGACCCAGGCGACCGGCTCCTTCCCGCCTTCCCCCAACTGCCGCATCAGAGAGGTTCACTGCGGCAGTCAAGTTCGACTGGTGGTGATCGCCATCCGAAACATCGCCAAGGGGGAGGAGATCACCGTGGACTACAGCCTGACCGAGTGGGGGGAGAACCTG GGTTTCCGCGGTTCCGTCTCCCCAGCGCAACCAGAGTGTAACTCTGACGCAGAGAGCAACAGCAAAAAG GAGGATGAGCCGGCGCCGGCCTCCCAGCGAcccgagcagcagcagcagcagcagcagcggcggcagtACCAGGACTACGTCACGCCCTCTTGGTCTCTTTCGCCCTCTTCCTCGCCCATCTCGCATTCCGACGCCACCGACTCGGACGCGGCAGACGAGGACAGCGCCGGCCCCCGCGGGCGCACCCTGCGTCGCCGCAAGAGGCGGCGCGGCACCCCCTCCAAGAGAAAGACCCCTCATCGGACTCAGTCCGAGCATCCGGCGGCCGCCGCCTCCTCGGGTGGTCCGCTCCCGCCTGCGCCCTCCCCTCCGGGCTCCTCCGCCAAAGGCGCGTTCAAAGCTCCCGCCCCTCTGAGCCCGGACGGCACGAGCGACACGGACGCCCCCCACCGAGACTCCGCGCGCCAAACTTGCGACTACTGCGGACGCCACTTCCGCTCGCTGGGCCGCCATCTCGACAAACACCACGCCCACCAGCCCGACGTGTGCTCCGCCCTCGTCGAGCGTTACACCCGGATGCCCCGCTTGCACGCGCACAACGCGAGCGCCCCCGCGGCCCCCGCTCACCACAACTCAAAGCACCCGAGCGCCGTCCGGGACCCGCCCTCGTGTCCGCCGTCGCAGCGAGGGCACAGCTCTGTGGCCGTGTCGGTCCTGAAGAGGAGTCCGCCCCCGGTGGCGGCGACGCCGCCCAggaagggaggagggaggaggcccAAGAGGGGGAGAGCGGATGATGACCGCGGAGGTGAAGATGAAGAAGCCGCGGAGCTCGTGCACGCCAAGCGGCCCAAAGAGGAGGAAGTCCAGGCCGGGTGCGCGCCGTCCTTCGGAAACGACTTGTCCAAAGAGATGCgcaaagaaggaggaggaggaggagaaggagaaggagaaggagaaggagaaggagaaggaggagaggaggaggaggaggaggaagaagacaagagcGTGATGGACGTGGAAGATGAAAGCGGGGCCGAGGATAAGGACAAAGACTCGCTAAG TTCCGGGCGTCACCAGATGCTGCCCCTCCTCTcgtcgttgtcgtcgctcgtccTGTACCTGCGCCGGCTGCAGCACTCGGCCTACCTGTCGCTGTCTCGCCAGCTGCAGTCGGCCGAGGCCTGGCGCCTCCTCTGCCACTCCAGCCTGGCGCTGCTCATCCTGTACAACCGGCGGCGCGAGTGCGAGGTCTCCAAGTTGTCCGTGGGCGAGTACAGAGCCCGCGTGACCCCCCAGTGCCCCGTCCCCGTGCCCCCGGGCTCCCCGCCGGCCCTCACCCCGCTGGAGGCCTCCCTGTCTCCCTTCGAGCGGCTGGTGCTGGCCCACCTCCCGCGCGTGGGGGTCCAGGGCAAACGGGGACGCATCCAGCCCCTGATTCTGCCGCCCCACTGCGAGCCCTGCCTGGAGCTGCTCCTGCAGACGCGGCGGGACGTGGGCGTGGACCCGGCCAACCCTTACGTCTTCGCCAGGCCCTACCACTCCCCCGCCACCCCCCTGCGGGGCACCGACCTCCTGCGCGGCCTGGCCCGCTCCAGCGGCACCCGCAATCCCAGAGCCCTGACCCAGACCAGGGTGCGACGGCAGGTGGCCATCCTGAcccagctgctgctgctcggaGAGGGGGAGGAGCCCGGCCGGCCGGGAGGCGGCGCGGTGGAAAGGCTGGAGCGCTTCCTGGAGAGGGAGTACCACGTGACCCAGAACTGCGCCGGGATCGGCCAGGATCCCGGCCTGATGGGCAGAGTGGGCCGCGTGGTGCTCTGCGGAGAGCGAGACGGCGTCCTCTTCAGGGGGATGAGCCTCAACCACATCTGCCTGGAGCTGGACG TCATGTCGGGAAACTCTGCGGACTCGTACTCGGAGGGAGAATCGGAAGGCGAGCCGCTCAAGGAGAAGCCCGAGTCCCCCAAACCGGCGCCGACCCTGCTGTACGTCCGCAAGGGCAAGAACAACGGCCGTGTGGGCCGACCCAAGAAGCTGAAGAACAGCGGGTCGCTTGCTtcgcctccgcctcctcctcctcctcttcctgctcctcctcttccGCCGATCAGCCGGAGGAGAGGCTCCG GCAAGCGCGGCGTCCTGAAGCGTCCCTGGTCCGAGGCGGAGCGGGCGGCGGTGGAGGAGCACCTGACCCAAAACATCAACGAGCTGCGCGTGCCCGCCAAGGCCGACTGCGAGCGCTGCCTGCAACTCTGCCCTCTGCTGGTCAGCAACCAGCGCGATTGGCGGGCCATCAAGTTCTACTGCCACAACCGCATCCAGCTGCTGAAGAAGAATCAGCGGCGGGAAAGCGAGCCGCTTCCGCTCGTCGTGTGCTGA
- the si:dkey-117m1.4 gene encoding serine/arginine repetitive matrix protein 1 isoform X2: protein MAESEREPHEHRETRGRDGDADAVKAAATPRGRGCGRKRKGTPVKVFVTAAEEEINPERAHCRGDAKEAAETKRPTPDPPPHKTDPTPNNCGPSEPSRDKVSSASKAGSASGPTPVPATSAQAPSSPAPAQAQTQATGSFPPSPNCRIREVHCGSQVRLVVIAIRNIAKGEEITVDYSLTEWGENLGFRGSVSPAQPECNSDAESNSKKEDEPAPASQRPEQQQQQQQRRQYQDYVTPSWSLSPSSSPISHSDATDSDAADEDSAGPRGRTLRRRKRRRGTPSKRKTPHRTQSEHPAAAASSGGPLPPAPSPPGSSAKGAFKAPAPLSPDGTSDTDAPHRDSARQTCDYCGRHFRSLGRHLDKHHAHQPDVCSALVERYTRMPRLHAHNASAPAAPAHHNSKHPSAVRDPPSCPPSQRGHSSVAVSVLKRSPPPVAATPPRKGGGRRPKRGRADDDRGGEDEEAAELVHAKRPKEEEVQAGCAPSFGNDLSKEMRKEGGGGGEGEGEGEGEGEGGEEEEEEEEDKSVMDVEDESGAEDKDKDSLSSGRHQMLPLLSSLSSLVLYLRRLQHSAYLSLSRQLQSAEAWRLLCHSSLALLILYNRRRECEVSKLSVGEYRARVTPQCPVPVPPGSPPALTPLEASLSPFERLVLAHLPRVGVQGKRGRIQPLILPPHCEPCLELLLQTRRDVGVDPANPYVFARPYHSPATPLRGTDLLRGLARSSGTRNPRALTQTRVRRQVAILTQLLLLGEGEEPGRPGGGAVERLERFLEREYHVTQNCAGIGQDPGLMGRVGRVVLCGERDGVLFRGMSLNHICLELDVMSGNSADSYSEGESEGEPLKEKPESPKPAPTLLYVRKGKNNGRVGRPKKLKNSGSLASPPPPPPPLPAPPLPPISRRRGSGKRGVLKRPWSEAERAAVEEHLTQNINELRVPAKADCERCLQLCPLLVSNQRDWRAIKFYCHNRIQLLKKNQRRESEPLPLVVC from the exons ATGGCGGAAAGCGAGCGCGAGCCCCACGAGCACCGGGAGACGCGCGGCCGGGACGGCGACGCGGACGCCGTCAAAGCGGCGGCGACGCCGCGGGG ACGCGGCTGTGGAAGAAAACGCAAAGGGACGCCCGTGAAAGTCTTCGTTACGGCCGCCGAGGAGGAGATCAACCCTGAGCGCGCGCACtgcagag GTGATGCCAAGGAAGCAGCTGAGACGAAACGTCCCACGCCggacccccctccccacaaGACAGACCCCACTCCCAACAACTG TGGTCCATCAGAGCCAAGTCGGGACAAAGTCTCCAGCGCATCCAAAGCTGGCTCGGCCTCGGGCCCCACGCCGGTCCCGGCGACCTCGGCTCAAGCCCCCTCCTCCCCGGCCCCGGCCCAGGCCCAGACCCAGGCGACCGGCTCCTTCCCGCCTTCCCCCAACTGCCGCATCAGAGAGGTTCACTGCGGCAGTCAAGTTCGACTGGTGGTGATCGCCATCCGAAACATCGCCAAGGGGGAGGAGATCACCGTGGACTACAGCCTGACCGAGTGGGGGGAGAACCTG GGTTTCCGCGGTTCCGTCTCCCCAGCGCAACCAGAGTGTAACTCTGACGCAGAGAGCAACAGCAAAAAG GAGGATGAGCCGGCGCCGGCCTCCCAGCGAcccgagcagcagcagcagcagcagcagcggcggcagtACCAGGACTACGTCACGCCCTCTTGGTCTCTTTCGCCCTCTTCCTCGCCCATCTCGCATTCCGACGCCACCGACTCGGACGCGGCAGACGAGGACAGCGCCGGCCCCCGCGGGCGCACCCTGCGTCGCCGCAAGAGGCGGCGCGGCACCCCCTCCAAGAGAAAGACCCCTCATCGGACTCAGTCCGAGCATCCGGCGGCCGCCGCCTCCTCGGGTGGTCCGCTCCCGCCTGCGCCCTCCCCTCCGGGCTCCTCCGCCAAAGGCGCGTTCAAAGCTCCCGCCCCTCTGAGCCCGGACGGCACGAGCGACACGGACGCCCCCCACCGAGACTCCGCGCGCCAAACTTGCGACTACTGCGGACGCCACTTCCGCTCGCTGGGCCGCCATCTCGACAAACACCACGCCCACCAGCCCGACGTGTGCTCCGCCCTCGTCGAGCGTTACACCCGGATGCCCCGCTTGCACGCGCACAACGCGAGCGCCCCCGCGGCCCCCGCTCACCACAACTCAAAGCACCCGAGCGCCGTCCGGGACCCGCCCTCGTGTCCGCCGTCGCAGCGAGGGCACAGCTCTGTGGCCGTGTCGGTCCTGAAGAGGAGTCCGCCCCCGGTGGCGGCGACGCCGCCCAggaagggaggagggaggaggcccAAGAGGGGGAGAGCGGATGATGACCGCGGAGGTGAAGATGAAGAAGCCGCGGAGCTCGTGCACGCCAAGCGGCCCAAAGAGGAGGAAGTCCAGGCCGGGTGCGCGCCGTCCTTCGGAAACGACTTGTCCAAAGAGATGCgcaaagaaggaggaggaggaggagaaggagaaggagaaggagaaggagaaggagaaggaggagaggaggaggaggaggaggaagaagacaagagcGTGATGGACGTGGAAGATGAAAGCGGGGCCGAGGATAAGGACAAAGACTCGCTAAG TTCCGGGCGTCACCAGATGCTGCCCCTCCTCTcgtcgttgtcgtcgctcgtccTGTACCTGCGCCGGCTGCAGCACTCGGCCTACCTGTCGCTGTCTCGCCAGCTGCAGTCGGCCGAGGCCTGGCGCCTCCTCTGCCACTCCAGCCTGGCGCTGCTCATCCTGTACAACCGGCGGCGCGAGTGCGAGGTCTCCAAGTTGTCCGTGGGCGAGTACAGAGCCCGCGTGACCCCCCAGTGCCCCGTCCCCGTGCCCCCGGGCTCCCCGCCGGCCCTCACCCCGCTGGAGGCCTCCCTGTCTCCCTTCGAGCGGCTGGTGCTGGCCCACCTCCCGCGCGTGGGGGTCCAGGGCAAACGGGGACGCATCCAGCCCCTGATTCTGCCGCCCCACTGCGAGCCCTGCCTGGAGCTGCTCCTGCAGACGCGGCGGGACGTGGGCGTGGACCCGGCCAACCCTTACGTCTTCGCCAGGCCCTACCACTCCCCCGCCACCCCCCTGCGGGGCACCGACCTCCTGCGCGGCCTGGCCCGCTCCAGCGGCACCCGCAATCCCAGAGCCCTGACCCAGACCAGGGTGCGACGGCAGGTGGCCATCCTGAcccagctgctgctgctcggaGAGGGGGAGGAGCCCGGCCGGCCGGGAGGCGGCGCGGTGGAAAGGCTGGAGCGCTTCCTGGAGAGGGAGTACCACGTGACCCAGAACTGCGCCGGGATCGGCCAGGATCCCGGCCTGATGGGCAGAGTGGGCCGCGTGGTGCTCTGCGGAGAGCGAGACGGCGTCCTCTTCAGGGGGATGAGCCTCAACCACATCTGCCTGGAGCTGGACG TCATGTCGGGAAACTCTGCGGACTCGTACTCGGAGGGAGAATCGGAAGGCGAGCCGCTCAAGGAGAAGCCCGAGTCCCCCAAACCGGCGCCGACCCTGCTGTACGTCCGCAAGGGCAAGAACAACGGCCGTGTGGGCCGACCCAAGAAGCTGAAGAACAGCGGGTCGCTTGCTtcgcctccgcctcctcctcctcctcttcctgctcctcctcttccGCCGATCAGCCGGAGGAGAGGCTCCG GCAAGCGCGGCGTCCTGAAGCGTCCCTGGTCCGAGGCGGAGCGGGCGGCGGTGGAGGAGCACCTGACCCAAAACATCAACGAGCTGCGCGTGCCCGCCAAGGCCGACTGCGAGCGCTGCCTGCAACTCTGCCCTCTGCTGGTCAGCAACCAGCGCGATTGGCGGGCCATCAAGTTCTACTGCCACAACCGCATCCAGCTGCTGAAGAAGAATCAGCGGCGGGAAAGCGAGCCGCTTCCGCTCGTCGTGTGCTGA
- the ankrd49 gene encoding ankyrin repeat domain-containing protein 49 yields MEFPDDFNQLELVNTHGKLIPRGSCGLWTGSEDEDGPVEDEEAQSEERYLRKEESLRDRPAELVLWAAQNNRVSTILRLLSAEASLAHSSDEDAYTPLHRAAYGGHADAAASLLAAGSRVNPRTVDGWTPLHSACRWGHVAVATLLLHHGADVNAQTDGGLTPLHLAASHGSSRKAGWRHTLELLLSQRHLRAGLGSDGGERAGELARRCGPYHFLFEMVEDCASVLPGP; encoded by the exons ATGGAGTTTCCAGACGATTTCAACCAACTGGAGCTCGTAAACACGCACGGCAAGTTGATCCCGCGAGGTTCTTGCGGCCTGTGGACTGGAAGTGAGGATGAAGACGGGCCAGTGGAGGATGAGGAGGCGCAGAGTGAGGAGCGGTACCTCCGCAAAGAGGAAAGCCTCCGGGACAGACCCGCCGAGCTCGTTCTTTGGGCTGCACAAAACAACCGC GTGTCCACGATCCTGAGGTTGTTATCCGCAGAGGCGTCGTTGGCGCACAGCAGCGACGAGGACGCTTACACTCCCCTGCACCGGGCGGCCTACGGCGGCCACGCGGACGCGGCCGCTTCCCTGCTGGCCGCCGGCTCCAGGGTCAACCCTCGCACCGTCGACGGCTGGACGCCCCTCCACAGCGCCTGCCGCTGGGGGCACGTCGCCGTAGCGACCTTGCTACTCCATCACGGCGCCGACGTGAACGCGCAGACCGACGGAGGCCTGACGCCGCTGCACCTGGCGGCTTCGCACGGCAGTTCGCGCAAAGCCGGCTGGCGCCACACTCTGGAGCTCCTCCTCTCTCAGCGCCACCTGCGGGCCGGACTCGGCAGCGACGGCGGCGAGCGTGCCGGCGAGCTGGCCCGACGCTGCGGCCCCTATCACTTCCTCTTTGAGATGGTGGAGGACTGTGCCAGTGTGCTTCCTGGCCCGTGA
- the cdk2ap2 gene encoding cyclin-dependent kinase 2-associated protein 2 → MSYKPIAPAPSGSNHTPPGSSVPSPSLPSSSNFRPAFSDFGPPSMGFVQPIKVTQGSTYSELLSVIEEMSREIRPTYAGSKSAMERLKRGIIHARALVRECLAETERSART, encoded by the exons ATGAGTTACAAGCCCATCGCTCCTGCGCCGTCCGGCTCCAACCACACGCCGCCTG gcTCCTCCGTGCCCTCACCTTCCCTCCCGTCGTCGTCCAACTTCCGGCCGGCTTTCAGTGACTTCGGCCCGCCCTCCATGGGCTTTGTGCAG CCCATCAAGGTCACTCAAGGGTCAACCTACAGCGAACTGCTGTCGGTCATCGAGGAAATGAGCCGCGAGATCCGACCCACGTACGCCGGGAGCAAAAGTGCCATGGAGAGGCTAAAGAGAG GCATCATCCACGCTCGTGCGCTGGTCCGAGAGTGTCTGGCCGAAACGGAACGAAGTGCCCGGACATGA
- the aip gene encoding AH receptor-interacting protein: MFRHSSGGPSRSGSRMEEEEARRLLEEGIRKKVISPGKGQLSTFPDGTKVVFHYRTSLRDGTVLDDSRKMGGGGKPMELILGKKFKLAVWERVIVSMRAGEVAQFTCDTKHTGLYPLVSQSLRNISVGKDPLEGQRHCCGIAQIHSHHSLGHKDLDRLQADPQPLVFAIELLEVLPPGSFQLDVWAMTDEEKLASVPHIHEEGNELFKQGRVQEATDKYYNGIACLKNLQMKEHPGDEAWIKLDHMITPLLLNYCQCKLLQGHYYEVIEHCSSLTFKYEDNVKAFYKRAKAHAAVWNETEARADFAKVLELDPSLGPSVAKELRAMEVRIRTKEKEEKGRYKGLFDYNAAAPPTTATTG, translated from the exons ATGTTCCGTCACTCGAGCGGCGGCCCCTCTCGGTCTGGGTCgaggatggaggaggaagaggctcGGAGGCTCCTCGAAGAAGGGATCAGGAAAAAAGTCATTAGCCCGGGCAAAGGCCAGCTTTCGACTTTCCCCGATGGAACGAAG GTGGTGTTCCACTACCGCACCAGCCTGCGCGACGGCACCGTGCTGGATGACTCCAGGAAGATGGGGGGCGGCGGCAAACCCATGGAGCTCATCCTGGGCAAGAAGTTCAAACTGGCCGTGTGGGAACGCGTCATCGTCTCCATGAGAGCGGGAGAAGTGGCCCAATTCACGTGCGACACCAAA CACACCGGACTTTACCCGCTGGTGTCGCAGTCGCTGAGGAACATCAGCGTGGGCAAAGACCCCCTGGAAGGCCAGCGGCATTGCTGCGGCATCGCCCAGATCCACTCCCACCACTCGCTGGGCCACAAAGACCTGGACCGGCTCCAGGCCGACCCGCAGCCGCTCGTCTTCGCCATCGAGCTGTTGGAG gtCCTTCCTCCGGGCTCCTTCCAGCTGGACGTGTGGGCCATGACGGACGAGGAGAAGCTGGCCTCGGTGCCTCACATCCACGAGGAGGGCAACGAGCTCTTCAAGCAGGGCCGAGTCCAGGAGGCCACCGACAAGTACTACAACGGCATCGCCTGCCTGAAAAATCTCCAGATGAAG GAGCATCCGGGCGATGAAGCCTGGATCAAGCTGGACCACATGATCACGCCGCTCCTCCTCAACTACTGCCAGTGCAAACTGCTCCAAGGACACTACTACGAAGTCATCGAACACTGCTCGTCGCTCACGTTCAAGTACGAGG ACAACGTGAAGGCCTTCTACAAGCGAGCCAAGGCCCACGCCGCCGTCTGGAACGAGACGGAGGCCCGGGCGGACTTCGCCAAGGTGCTGGAGCTGGACCCGTCCCTCGGGCCGTCCGTGGCCAAGGAGCTGCGGGCCATGGAGGTGCGCATTCGCAccaaggagaaggaggagaagggcCGCTACAAAGGCCTCTTCGACTACAACGCGGCGGCGCCGCCGACGACCGCCACCACG GGTTGA
- the tmem134 gene encoding transmembrane protein 134, translating to MATQFTIDDAFALEVDEEGADSGRKTRDKDREAELTFGPLTFSKAQPHPSPEHTKLKYQNLENEDPLGTNGNSSFSNFFKVSDPAALSYCSSQWSFGTLSSATQFSARCCGWLSHPLLKKNQKVVLASFLLLVTGLALIFAGVLVHLNPNAGLSGAIFFVPGFLLFIPGAYHVTYIGCAVRGRRGFKLFYLPYFEK from the exons atggcaacgcaGTTCACCATCGACGACGCCTTCGCGCTGGAAGTCGACGAGGAAGGCGCCGACTCCGGACGGAAGACTCGGGACAAGGACAGGGAGGCGGAGCTCACCTTCGGCCCGCTGACGTTCTCCAAGGCTCAGCCTCATCCCTCGCCCGAGCACACCAAGCTCAAGTATCAG aATCTGGAAAACGAAGACCCGCTCGGCACCAACGGCAACTCGTCTTTCAGCAACTTCTTCAAAGTCAG cgaCCCCGCCGCGCTGTCGTACTGCAGCTCCCAGTGGTCCTTCGGCACCTTGAGTTCCGCCACGCAGTTTTCGGCACGTTGTTGCGG GTGGCTGTCGCATCCGCTGCTGAAGAAAAACCAAAAAGTGGTCCTGGCTTCCTTCCTTCTGCTGGTCACCGGACTCG CTCTTATTTTCGCTGGCGTTCTCGTACATCTGAATCCGAATGCAG GCCTTTCCGGCGCCATCTTCTTCGTGCCCGGCTTCCTGCTCTTCATCCCCGGAG CGTATCACGTGACCTACATCGGCTGCGCCGTCCGCGGCCGACGAGGCTTCAAGTTGTTCTACCTGccttattttgaaaagtga